In Thermoanaerobaculales bacterium, one DNA window encodes the following:
- the folD gene encoding bifunctional methylenetetrahydrofolate dehydrogenase/methenyltetrahydrofolate cyclohydrolase FolD, which translates to MVGQEKLLDGSRTAGAIRAEVAAEVVALRAAGVTPRLDVVLAGDDPASRVYVGSKAKACSELGIESHTHELPAEVAQCELEELVDRLNADREVDGILVQLPLPAGVDSHAVLDRIDPARDVDGFHPHNVGLLQQNRPGPVPCTPAGVMELLRREGIEVGGRRAVVVGRSDIVGKPMAMMLLHSHATVTMCHSRTRDLPAVTRQAEILVVAAGRLALIGADHVAEGAVVVDVGVHRVEDRATVERLFPGNAKKMAAFASRGAVLAGDVDFAAVAPVAGRITPVPGGVGPLTIAMLLANTVRAARRRRGI; encoded by the coding sequence ATGGTCGGCCAGGAGAAGCTGCTCGATGGGAGCCGGACCGCCGGCGCGATCCGCGCCGAGGTGGCTGCCGAGGTCGTGGCGCTGCGCGCCGCCGGCGTCACGCCGCGGCTCGATGTCGTGCTGGCCGGCGACGACCCGGCCTCGCGCGTCTATGTCGGGTCGAAGGCAAAGGCCTGCAGCGAGCTCGGGATCGAGTCGCACACCCACGAGCTGCCCGCGGAGGTGGCGCAGTGCGAGCTCGAGGAGCTCGTGGACCGGCTCAACGCCGACCGCGAGGTCGACGGGATCCTGGTCCAGCTGCCGCTGCCGGCCGGTGTCGACAGCCACGCCGTGCTCGACCGGATCGACCCGGCCAGGGACGTCGACGGCTTCCACCCGCACAACGTCGGGCTGCTCCAGCAGAACCGGCCGGGGCCGGTGCCGTGCACCCCGGCCGGCGTGATGGAGCTGCTGCGGCGAGAGGGGATCGAGGTCGGCGGCCGCCGGGCGGTGGTGGTCGGGCGCTCGGACATCGTCGGCAAGCCGATGGCGATGATGCTGCTCCACAGCCACGCCACGGTGACCATGTGCCACTCGCGGACCCGTGACCTCCCCGCGGTGACCCGGCAGGCGGAGATCCTGGTCGTGGCGGCGGGGCGGCTGGCCCTGATCGGCGCCGACCACGTCGCCGAGGGCGCGGTGGTGGTCGACGTCGGCGTGCACCGGGTCGAGGACCGGGCCACCGTGGAGCGGCTGTTCCCGGGCAACGCCAAGAAGATGGCCGCCTTCGCGTCGCGGGGCGCGGTCCTGGCCGGCGACGTCGACTTCGCGGCGGTGGCGCCGGTGGCCGGCCGGATCACGCCGGTGCCGGGGGGGGTCGGGCCGCTGACGATCGCGATGCTGCTCGCGAACACGGTGCGTGCGGCGCGGCGCCGGCGCGGGATCTGA
- a CDS encoding ubiquinone/menaquinone biosynthesis methyltransferase: MREALAAKRAGAVRAMFGRIAHRYDLLNRALSLGLDRRWRRAVAARLAAARPRRLLDVCTGTGDLALGQAGAGDVYGCDFCLPMLARARAKAVAAARRPAWFAADALRLPLADGALDAVTVAFGIRNFEDLAAGLCELARVLRARGRVVILEFSTPRGRMAPLLRWWVRHLPPCAGRLLSGDGEAYRYLSATVATFPDGDELCSLLRAAGFAGVRATPLTGGVATLYDGERAGAAKE, translated from the coding sequence GTGCGGGAGGCGCTGGCTGCCAAGCGCGCGGGCGCGGTCCGAGCCATGTTCGGGCGGATCGCGCACCGCTACGACCTGCTCAACCGGGCGCTGTCGCTGGGGCTCGACCGGCGCTGGCGGCGGGCGGTGGCGGCGCGGCTTGCCGCGGCCAGGCCCCGACGGCTGCTCGACGTCTGCACCGGCACCGGCGACCTCGCGCTCGGCCAGGCTGGCGCGGGCGACGTCTACGGGTGCGACTTCTGCCTGCCGATGCTGGCGCGGGCGCGCGCCAAGGCCGTGGCGGCAGCGCGGCGGCCGGCCTGGTTCGCCGCCGACGCCCTGCGGCTGCCGCTGGCCGACGGCGCACTCGACGCGGTCACCGTCGCCTTCGGGATCCGCAACTTCGAGGACCTCGCCGCTGGCCTCTGCGAGCTGGCGCGGGTGCTGCGGGCGCGGGGCCGGGTCGTGATCCTGGAGTTCTCGACGCCGCGCGGCAGGATGGCACCGCTGCTGCGGTGGTGGGTGCGCCACCTGCCGCCGTGCGCCGGGCGCTTGCTCTCTGGCGATGGCGAGGCCTACCGCTACCTGTCGGCGACGGTGGCGACGTTTCCCGATGGTGACGAGCTGTGCTCGCTGCTCCGCGCGGCGGGGTTCGCGGGGGTGCGCGCCACGCCGCTGACCGGCGGCGTGGCCACCCTCTACGACGGCGAGCGGGCGGGCGCGGCGAAGGAGTGA
- the truA gene encoding tRNA pseudouridine(38-40) synthase TruA, whose translation MAHRTKLTVAYLGGSFHGWQRQRDRHTVQGELERAVAAMTGGLEATVVGAGRTDAGVHAAGQVAHLDLPVRIPPEALVRALNGLLPETIRVRAATAVDGAFHARRSARAKLYSYQARWRPAALPWLGLRCAVVPPVSDPGALERAAALLVGPHDFATFTVPEAAVGPTARTLHRVWTARRRDGLDLHFVGDGFLRYQVRRMVGALLEVGRGQLEHADFERLLAQPMPGAPIRTAPARGLTLERVFYGATPLPGGAWLAADLPCDRDR comes from the coding sequence ATGGCTCACCGGACAAAGCTCACCGTGGCCTACCTCGGCGGGAGCTTCCACGGCTGGCAGCGCCAGCGCGACCGGCACACCGTGCAGGGCGAGCTCGAGCGCGCCGTCGCCGCCATGACCGGCGGCCTCGAGGCGACGGTCGTGGGGGCGGGCCGAACCGACGCGGGCGTCCATGCCGCCGGCCAGGTGGCGCATCTCGACCTGCCGGTCAGGATCCCGCCGGAGGCCCTGGTCCGCGCCCTCAACGGGCTGCTCCCGGAGACGATCCGGGTACGCGCGGCGACCGCCGTGGACGGCGCCTTTCACGCCCGCCGCAGCGCCCGCGCCAAGCTCTACAGCTACCAGGCGCGCTGGCGGCCGGCGGCCCTGCCGTGGCTCGGCCTGCGCTGCGCCGTGGTGCCTCCGGTCAGCGACCCCGGCGCGCTCGAGCGGGCGGCGGCGCTGCTGGTCGGCCCCCACGACTTCGCGACCTTCACCGTCCCCGAGGCGGCCGTGGGGCCGACCGCGCGCACGCTCCACCGGGTGTGGACCGCGCGCCGCCGCGACGGCCTCGACCTCCACTTCGTCGGCGACGGCTTCCTGCGCTACCAGGTCCGCCGCATGGTCGGGGCCCTGCTCGAGGTCGGCCGCGGGCAGCTCGAGCACGCCGATTTCGAACGCCTGCTCGCACAGCCGATGCCCGGTGCGCCGATCCGGACCGCGCCGGCGCGCGGACTCACGCTGGAGCGGGTCTTCTACGGCGCGACACCGCTGCCCGGCGGGGCCTGGCTGGCGGCGGACCTGCCCTGCGATCGGGACCGGTGA
- the coaE gene encoding dephospho-CoA kinase (Dephospho-CoA kinase (CoaE) performs the final step in coenzyme A biosynthesis.) has product MGARPFLIGLTGGLASGKSTVARLLEARGVPLLDADREVHRLYRPGAAGAVAVARLFGARVLAADGSVDRDALARRVVADGEALARLNGAVHPLVRAAVEGWVAELGRLAEPPPLAVVEAALLVETGAAGDYDLLVVVWCTAAQQLERALARGMSGARARALIGAQLPIDAKRAAADVVIDNSGPPGALAAEVDRAWREVLELCAARRK; this is encoded by the coding sequence GTGGGCGCGCGACCGTTCCTGATCGGGCTCACCGGGGGCCTCGCCTCGGGCAAGAGCACGGTGGCGCGGTTGCTCGAGGCGAGGGGGGTGCCGCTGCTCGACGCCGACCGGGAGGTGCACCGGCTGTACCGGCCGGGGGCGGCGGGTGCAGTGGCGGTGGCGCGGCTGTTCGGCGCCCGCGTGCTGGCGGCGGACGGCAGCGTCGACCGCGACGCCCTGGCGCGGCGGGTGGTCGCCGACGGCGAGGCCCTGGCGCGGCTGAACGGCGCCGTGCACCCGCTGGTGCGGGCTGCGGTGGAGGGCTGGGTGGCCGAGCTCGGGCGCCTCGCGGAGCCGCCGCCGCTGGCGGTCGTGGAGGCCGCGTTGCTGGTCGAGACCGGGGCGGCCGGCGACTACGACCTGCTGGTCGTGGTGTGGTGCACGGCGGCGCAGCAGCTCGAGCGCGCGCTGGCGCGCGGGATGAGCGGAGCGCGCGCCCGGGCGCTGATCGGGGCCCAGCTGCCGATCGACGCGAAACGGGCCGCGGCCGATGTCGTGATCGACAACTCGGGCCCGCCCGGGGCGCTCGCCGCCGAGGTCGACCGCGCCTGGCGGGAGGTGCTCGAGCTGTGCGCCGCTCGTCGCAAGTGA
- a CDS encoding phosphatidate cytidylyltransferase, with protein sequence MPRREAFAFLAVPVLVAVILLAPAWAFLVVLGAVVVAGGDELLAMAGAIGIHHCRWLTLAALTGVLVASWAAGVPGLAIALAAAVTVLPAAQLARPEAPQGSVAGVAASCLAVLFLGVTGVCLGWLRLWPDPAVAPRLLLLYLGVIWAGDSGAYYVGTRLGRHKMSPRISPKKTWEGLAGGTVVTFAAAAALRLALAVPLPWVHVLAVAAILAVAAPLGDLVESQFKRDAGVKDSSQLFPGHGGALDRTDSLLYPAPAVLGYLLLVGLVR encoded by the coding sequence TTGCCAAGGCGTGAGGCGTTCGCCTTCCTGGCGGTCCCGGTCCTGGTGGCGGTCATCCTGCTGGCGCCTGCCTGGGCGTTCCTGGTGGTGCTCGGCGCCGTGGTCGTGGCGGGCGGCGACGAGCTGCTGGCGATGGCCGGCGCGATCGGCATCCACCACTGCCGATGGCTGACCCTGGCGGCGCTCACCGGGGTCCTCGTCGCCTCCTGGGCCGCCGGGGTGCCCGGCCTCGCGATCGCGCTCGCGGCCGCCGTGACGGTCCTGCCGGCGGCCCAGCTGGCGCGCCCCGAGGCCCCGCAGGGGAGCGTGGCCGGCGTCGCCGCCAGCTGCCTCGCCGTGCTCTTCCTCGGGGTGACCGGGGTCTGCCTCGGCTGGCTGCGGCTGTGGCCGGATCCGGCCGTCGCCCCACGCCTGCTGCTGCTCTACCTCGGGGTGATCTGGGCCGGCGACTCCGGCGCCTACTACGTGGGCACGCGGCTCGGGCGGCACAAGATGTCGCCGCGGATCAGCCCGAAGAAGACCTGGGAGGGCCTCGCCGGCGGCACGGTCGTGACCTTCGCCGCGGCGGCCGCCCTGCGGTTGGCGCTGGCGGTCCCGCTGCCGTGGGTCCACGTGCTGGCCGTCGCCGCCATCCTGGCGGTCGCGGCGCCGCTGGGCGACCTCGTGGAGTCCCAGTTCAAGCGGGATGCCGGGGTCAAGGATTCGTCGCAGCTGTTCCCGGGGCACGGCGGTGCGCTCGACCGCACCGACAGCCTGCTCTACCCGGCGCCGGCAGTCCTCGGCTACCTGCTGCTGGTCGGGCTGGTCCGATGA
- a CDS encoding cupin domain-containing protein, which translates to MAEPVIRPMDDSRATAVERARGTTIEVLLGAADGAPRFATRRFTIAPGGRIPCHRHDDIEHEQVVLEGSMVIGLDGRVVDVSAGDCLLIPAGVAHWYENRGAVPVRFLCMVPLTDAYQTEWLEPAAE; encoded by the coding sequence ATGGCAGAGCCTGTGATCCGGCCCATGGACGACTCGCGGGCGACGGCGGTGGAGCGGGCGCGCGGCACCACCATCGAGGTCCTCCTCGGCGCCGCCGACGGCGCGCCCCGGTTCGCCACCCGGCGGTTCACGATCGCGCCGGGCGGCCGCATCCCGTGCCACCGCCACGACGACATCGAGCACGAGCAGGTGGTGCTCGAGGGGTCGATGGTGATCGGCCTCGACGGGCGGGTGGTCGACGTCTCCGCCGGGGACTGCCTGCTCATCCCGGCCGGGGTCGCCCACTGGTACGAGAACCGGGGCGCGGTCCCGGTGCGCTTCCTGTGCATGGTGCCCCTGACCGACGCCTACCAGACCGAGTGGCTCGAGCCGGCCGCCGAGTGA
- a CDS encoding non-canonical purine NTP pyrophosphatase, whose translation MRLEELHFVTSNPGKLREAESVLGCRLAHCDLELEELQSLDLEQVVRHKAAEAFRRLSVPVLVEDTSLELAGLGGFPGPLVRWLLASVGPAGICRLAGAFGNRLAAVRCVALASDGAAEAVGAGVVTGTIVESPRGGNGFGWDSAFAPDGGGGRTYAEMDEAEKNAISHRRKAFEALREALSAVGSGG comes from the coding sequence ATGCGGCTCGAGGAGCTGCATTTCGTCACCTCCAACCCGGGCAAGCTCCGGGAGGCCGAGTCGGTGCTCGGCTGCCGGCTCGCCCACTGCGACCTCGAGCTCGAGGAGCTGCAGTCGCTCGACCTCGAGCAGGTGGTCCGGCACAAGGCGGCCGAGGCCTTCCGGCGGCTGTCGGTGCCGGTCCTCGTCGAGGACACCTCGCTCGAGCTCGCCGGGCTCGGCGGCTTCCCGGGCCCGCTCGTGCGCTGGCTGCTGGCGAGCGTGGGCCCGGCCGGGATCTGCCGGCTCGCCGGCGCCTTCGGGAACCGGTTGGCCGCGGTCCGCTGCGTCGCCCTCGCCAGCGACGGCGCCGCCGAGGCGGTCGGTGCCGGGGTGGTCACCGGCACCATCGTCGAATCGCCGCGCGGCGGCAACGGCTTTGGGTGGGACAGCGCGTTCGCCCCGGACGGCGGCGGCGGCCGCACCTACGCCGAGATGGACGAGGCGGAGAAGAACGCGATCTCGCATCGCCGCAAGGCGTTCGAGGCGCTGCGCGAAGCTCTCTCAGCAGTTGGATCTGGGGGCTAG
- a CDS encoding isoprenyl transferase: MRPLDEIAAPGTEERAILELLDPGALPRHLAIIMDGNGRWARARNLPRVEGHRAAVGAVRETIETIARLGIPAVTLYAFSTENWKRPRHEVVALMSLLKEYIDRELATFQANNLRVRPIGRLDQLDPSVQRQLKKAVDGTSRCTGTIVQIALNYSGRQELVDVIRGAARDAAAGRLAAEAIDESWVNDRLETHGLPDPDLLIRTSGEQRISNFLLWQLAYSEIYFCPVLWPDFGKRELLRALQEYQSRERRFGGLSPSESVFSPTGEPVAKA; this comes from the coding sequence ATGCGGCCGCTCGATGAGATTGCTGCGCCGGGGACCGAGGAACGGGCGATCCTGGAGCTTCTCGATCCGGGCGCCCTGCCCCGCCACCTCGCCATCATCATGGACGGCAACGGCCGCTGGGCCCGGGCGCGCAACCTGCCGCGGGTCGAGGGCCACCGGGCCGCCGTCGGCGCGGTCCGGGAGACCATCGAGACCATCGCCCGCCTCGGCATTCCGGCGGTGACGCTGTACGCGTTCTCGACCGAGAACTGGAAGCGGCCGCGCCACGAGGTCGTGGCCCTGATGAGCCTGCTCAAGGAGTACATCGACCGCGAGCTGGCGACCTTCCAGGCGAACAACCTCCGGGTGCGCCCGATCGGCCGGCTCGACCAGCTCGACCCCTCGGTCCAGCGGCAGCTGAAAAAGGCGGTTGACGGGACCAGCCGCTGCACCGGCACGATCGTCCAGATCGCCCTCAACTACTCTGGCCGACAGGAGCTGGTCGACGTCATCCGCGGCGCCGCCCGCGACGCCGCCGCCGGGCGGCTCGCGGCCGAGGCGATCGACGAGTCCTGGGTCAACGATCGGCTGGAGACCCACGGCCTTCCCGATCCCGATCTCCTGATCCGGACCTCGGGCGAGCAGCGGATCTCCAACTTCCTGCTCTGGCAGCTCGCGTACTCGGAGATCTACTTCTGCCCCGTGCTGTGGCCCGACTTCGGCAAGCGCGAGCTGCTGCGCGCGCTCCAGGAGTACCAGAGCCGGGAGCGCCGCTTCGGCGGCCTCTCGCCGAGCGAGAGCGTGTTTTCCCCGACCGGAGAGCCGGTTGCCAAGGCGTGA
- the rseP gene encoding RIP metalloprotease RseP — protein sequence MSVLAFVFVLGVLIVLHEAGHFGAARLLGAPVEVFSVGFGKRLWGIKRGGTDYRLSAVPFGGYVRIAGLGPDESDVVGGGHSQTELLPRWKRALILLAGPLTNIAAAVVFLGAAFMAGVESPVYLEQPPLIGWIDPDSPAAAVDLQPGDLVRSVDGRPMPTWGDLEMALVTAGGREIDLEVDRSGEVHSVRMTPEAVTRYQFGYAGIAAPLDAVVVQLLPGEPAARAGLTVGDRIVAVDGQPVAQFYDLIRLISPHPNQPITLDVTRDGEPRRFDVTPADYGGEGRIGIALVYPSEVRKLSAPAALAAGAGECVRMTRETFRVIGRLVTRKASMRQISGPIDIARISGEAARSGLHTLIRLMGLISLQLGIFNLLPIPILDGGHLTILAFESTIRRDLPLRTKERILEVGFYLLIVLFVVVMFNDIVKILP from the coding sequence ATGAGCGTGCTCGCCTTCGTGTTCGTGCTCGGGGTGCTGATCGTCCTCCACGAGGCCGGGCACTTCGGTGCGGCGCGGCTGCTCGGCGCGCCGGTCGAGGTGTTCTCGGTCGGCTTCGGCAAGCGCCTGTGGGGGATCAAGCGGGGGGGCACCGACTACCGGCTGTCCGCGGTCCCGTTCGGCGGCTACGTGCGGATTGCCGGCCTCGGCCCGGACGAGTCCGACGTGGTCGGCGGCGGCCACAGCCAGACCGAGCTCCTGCCCCGCTGGAAGCGAGCGCTGATCCTGCTCGCCGGCCCGCTGACCAACATCGCCGCGGCGGTTGTGTTCCTGGGCGCGGCCTTCATGGCCGGCGTCGAGTCCCCCGTCTACCTCGAGCAGCCGCCGCTGATCGGCTGGATCGATCCCGACTCGCCGGCGGCCGCGGTCGACCTCCAGCCCGGCGACCTGGTGCGCTCGGTCGATGGCCGGCCGATGCCGACCTGGGGCGACCTCGAAATGGCGCTCGTCACCGCGGGCGGGCGGGAGATCGACCTCGAGGTCGACCGCAGCGGCGAGGTCCACAGCGTGCGCATGACCCCGGAGGCGGTCACCCGCTACCAGTTCGGCTACGCCGGGATCGCGGCCCCCCTCGACGCGGTGGTGGTGCAGCTGCTGCCGGGCGAGCCCGCGGCGCGGGCCGGCCTCACGGTCGGCGACCGGATCGTGGCGGTCGATGGCCAGCCGGTGGCCCAGTTCTACGACCTCATCCGCCTGATCTCGCCCCATCCGAACCAGCCGATCACCCTCGACGTCACCCGCGACGGCGAGCCCAGACGGTTCGACGTCACCCCGGCGGACTATGGCGGCGAGGGGCGGATCGGGATCGCCCTCGTCTACCCCTCGGAGGTCCGCAAGCTGTCCGCGCCGGCGGCGCTGGCCGCCGGGGCCGGAGAGTGCGTGCGGATGACGCGGGAGACCTTCCGGGTGATCGGCCGACTGGTGACCAGAAAGGCCTCGATGCGCCAGATCTCCGGCCCCATCGACATCGCCCGGATCTCCGGTGAGGCGGCGCGCAGCGGGCTCCACACCCTGATCCGGCTGATGGGCCTGATCTCGCTCCAGCTCGGGATCTTCAACCTGCTCCCGATTCCGATCCTCGACGGCGGTCACCTGACCATCCTCGCCTTCGAGTCGACGATCCGCCGCGACCTCCCGCTGCGGACCAAGGAGCGGATCCTCGAGGTCGGGTTCTACCTGCTGATCGTGCTGTTCGTGGTCGTGATGTTCAACGACATCGTCAAGATCCTGCCCTAG
- a CDS encoding adenylate/guanylate cyclase domain-containing protein has product MLELVFDDDGATRRIPIRDGLTVGRSSDNDVVLRDFSVSRHHARMAGEGSRFRIVDLKSTNGVKVNDRPVADAVLQPGDRLTIGSFLLTVRDGAIDDGELAATTYVRPLADFNRQFGLEGSPSLPAAAGQRERVYEIIAQVAKTLIQAEDLPPVLDMVMDVVFEHLPVDRAFIVLFDDQGAPRLELFRARGPGGGGAPEVPLSRTILDTVTRQKVAILTHDAQADERFEDGRSVRIHQIRSAMCAPLWLRDLVIGAIYVDSPLHVGSFGAPDLDLLTALANYAAVAIERARLNERIQAERAVRARLQRYHSPAVIEAVLGEAERGDREVALRETTILFADIVGFTPRCESLPPAEVAAFLNQYFSLAADAIFEHGGTLDKFIGDAVMAFFGAPLPQADHAERAVRSACTLLRSLEGWNEQRRAEGLEPVQVRVALNSGPVVVGDIGSARRVDYTVLGNTVNVAARLEEYASEPGQIVIGEATQAAVAHLFATEHVGDIKLPGLSRAIAVYRVVPGQPEPPAGGA; this is encoded by the coding sequence ATGCTGGAGCTGGTGTTCGATGACGATGGGGCCACCCGGCGGATCCCGATCAGGGACGGGCTGACCGTCGGCAGGTCCAGCGACAACGACGTCGTGCTGAGGGACTTCTCGGTCTCCCGCCATCATGCCCGGATGGCCGGCGAGGGCAGCCGCTTCCGGATCGTGGACCTCAAGTCCACCAACGGGGTCAAGGTCAACGACCGCCCGGTCGCCGATGCCGTCCTCCAGCCCGGCGATCGGCTGACCATCGGCAGCTTCCTGCTCACCGTGCGCGACGGCGCGATCGACGACGGCGAGCTCGCGGCGACCACCTACGTGCGGCCGCTGGCCGATTTCAACCGTCAGTTCGGGCTCGAGGGCTCGCCGTCGCTCCCGGCCGCCGCCGGCCAGCGCGAGCGGGTGTACGAGATCATCGCGCAGGTGGCCAAGACCCTGATCCAGGCCGAGGACCTGCCGCCGGTCCTCGACATGGTGATGGACGTCGTCTTCGAGCACCTGCCGGTCGACCGGGCGTTCATCGTCCTGTTCGACGACCAGGGGGCGCCGCGGCTCGAGCTGTTCCGGGCCCGCGGGCCCGGGGGCGGCGGGGCCCCGGAGGTGCCGCTGTCGCGGACCATCCTCGACACCGTGACCCGGCAGAAGGTCGCGATCCTGACCCACGACGCCCAGGCCGACGAGCGCTTCGAGGACGGGCGCAGCGTCCGGATCCACCAGATCCGGTCCGCGATGTGCGCCCCGCTGTGGCTGCGCGACCTGGTGATCGGGGCGATCTACGTCGACTCGCCGCTCCATGTCGGCTCGTTCGGCGCCCCGGACCTCGACCTGCTGACCGCGCTCGCCAACTACGCCGCGGTGGCGATCGAGCGGGCGCGGCTGAACGAGCGGATCCAGGCCGAGCGGGCGGTGCGCGCCCGGCTGCAGCGCTACCACTCGCCGGCCGTGATCGAGGCCGTGCTCGGCGAGGCGGAGCGCGGCGACCGCGAGGTCGCGCTGCGCGAGACCACCATCCTGTTCGCGGACATCGTCGGCTTCACCCCGCGCTGTGAGAGCCTGCCGCCGGCCGAGGTGGCCGCCTTCCTCAACCAGTACTTCTCGCTGGCGGCCGACGCGATCTTCGAGCATGGCGGGACCCTGGACAAGTTCATCGGCGACGCGGTGATGGCCTTCTTCGGAGCCCCCCTGCCGCAGGCCGACCATGCCGAGCGCGCGGTGCGCAGCGCGTGCACCCTGCTGCGCTCGCTCGAGGGGTGGAACGAGCAGCGCCGGGCCGAGGGGCTCGAGCCGGTCCAGGTGCGGGTGGCGCTCAACTCGGGGCCGGTGGTCGTCGGCGACATCGGCTCGGCGAGGCGCGTCGACTACACGGTGCTCGGCAACACGGTCAACGTCGCGGCCCGGCTCGAGGAGTACGCGTCCGAGCCCGGGCAGATCGTGATCGGCGAGGCCACCCAGGCCGCGGTCGCCCACCTGTTCGCGACCGAGCACGTCGGCGACATCAAGCTGCCGGGGCTGAGCCGCGCGATCGCGGTCTACCGGGTGGTGCCCGGCCAGCCGGAGCCGCCGGCCGGGGGGGCGTGA